Proteins from a single region of Schistocerca gregaria isolate iqSchGreg1 chromosome 3, iqSchGreg1.2, whole genome shotgun sequence:
- the LOC126355082 gene encoding uncharacterized protein LOC126355082: MEVQVPRKHATMCLVLSAPRATLYVAVLRESVQLRSVAAACIFSLSAVKTAVDHDIEQERVQKLLEGVKLLKEEKRKRRKRTVVKFSLITVTHKQRMKTAWNWNRK, encoded by the coding sequence ATGGAAGTGCAAGTTCCAAGAAAACACGCAACAATGTGCCTTGTGTTGTCAGCACCCCGTGCGACTCTCTATGTTGCAGTGCTGCGAGAAAGCGTACAGTTGCGTTCCGTAGCAGCTGCTTGTATTTTTTCGCTCTCTGCAGTTAAAACAGCTGTGGATCATGATATAGAACAAGAAAGAGTGCAGAAGCTTCTGGAAGGGGTGAAACTTTTGAAGgaggagaagaggaagaggaggaaacggaCAGTTGTGAAGTTCTCTCTTATCACAGTGACACATAAACAGAGGATGAAGACAGCCTGGAACTGGAACCGCAAGTAA